A DNA window from Falco naumanni isolate bFalNau1 chromosome Z, bFalNau1.pat, whole genome shotgun sequence contains the following coding sequences:
- the TUSC1 gene encoding tumor suppressor candidate gene 1 protein yields MWAARTARMRRMRVVEGRWGRNGWARRDRARPGGAGGREAEEFVEWGGGPQGWRGQSRGSLQHLAERYADLAASHCQALQQQEEQKWHNAQLRHENVQLWLENRRLRRENRSLFRQALQEPGPEEPSAVELGEEAAALRAQLQSLQEKHRQALRCLRRCRAASRPGDSGLDDGDLDDGDLVELLEEDEQPAAKRSLVPVV; encoded by the coding sequence ATGTGGGCTGCGAGAACGGCACGGATGAGGCGCATGCGCGTTGTGGAGGGGCGCTGGGGCCGTAACGGCTGGGCGCGGAGAGACCGGGCGAGGCCGGGCGGCGCCGGTGGCCGCGAGGCGGAGGAGTTCGTGGAGTGGGGCGGAGGCCCCCAGGGCTGGCGGGGCCAGTCGCGGGGCTCACTTCAGCATCTGGCGGAGCGGTACGCGGACCTGGCGGCCAGCCACTGCCAggcgctgcagcagcaggaggagcagaagtGGCACAACGCGCAGCTGCGCCACGAGaacgtgcagctgtggctggagaaCCGCCGCCTGCGCCGCGAGAACCGTAGCCTCTTCCGCCAGGCCCTGCAGGAGCCCGGCCCCGAGGAGCCCTCCGCCGTGGAGCTGGGCGAGGAAGCGGCGGCCCTGCGCGCCCAGCTACAGAGCCTGCAAGAGAAGCACCGCCAGGCCTTGAGGTGCCTGCGGCGCTGCCGGGCCGCCAGCAGGCCGGGGGACTCGGGCCTGGACGACGGGGATCTGGACGACGGGGATCTGGTCGAGCTGCTAGAGGAGGATGAGCAGCCGGCCGCGAAAAGGAGCCTGGTGCCGGTCGTGTAG